From Candidatus Paceibacterota bacterium, the proteins below share one genomic window:
- the rplS gene encoding 50S ribosomal protein L19: MITKIETSQLKSDLPDIKPGDTVRIHQAVKEKDKERIQVFEGVVIAKKHGKGISSTITVRRISSDVSVERIFPLHSPVVKKIEIVQRGKVRKAKLYYLREKTGKRAKLKKKK; encoded by the coding sequence ATGATTACCAAAATTGAAACAAGCCAGCTGAAAAGCGATTTGCCGGATATAAAGCCGGGGGATACTGTTAGAATTCATCAAGCCGTAAAAGAAAAGGATAAGGAAAGGATTCAGGTTTTTGAAGGAGTCGTTATAGCCAAAAAGCACGGGAAAGGAATTTCCTCAACAATCACCGTCAGAAGAATATCTTCCGATGTAAGCGTTGAAAGAATATTTCCTTTGCATTCTCCTGTTGTAAAGAAAATAGAGATAGTTCAAAGAGGGAAAGTAAGAAAGGCAAAGCTTTATTATCTTAGAGAAAAAACAGGAAAGAGAGCGAAATTGAAGAAGAAAAAGTAG
- a CDS encoding RluA family pseudouridine synthase codes for MEIIEIYQDKDVLVFEKPSGIPVLKEGNIKISFADIIVKKYDFLKEVERSGIVHRLDKDTSGVLLVGKSDKSLLFLQKQFKNRDVKKRYLALVWGNVKGEKGIIDAPLGRSLSDFRKQKAYPLSLPGKGIKREAVTKYRVIEKFKEYSFLEVEPETGRKHQIRCHLSYLGYPVAGDNLYGFKNQKNPSNLKRIFLHACYIKINLPSGVLKEFHSDLPEELKEVLENLKKDNKKHDYQN; via the coding sequence ATGGAAATAATAGAAATTTATCAAGACAAAGATGTTCTTGTTTTTGAAAAACCTTCAGGAATTCCGGTTTTAAAGGAAGGGAATATCAAAATATCGTTTGCCGATATTATTGTAAAAAAGTACGATTTTTTAAAAGAAGTGGAACGAAGCGGGATTGTTCACCGCCTTGATAAAGATACCTCGGGAGTTCTTCTTGTAGGAAAAAGCGATAAATCCTTGCTTTTTTTGCAAAAACAATTTAAAAATAGGGATGTGAAGAAAAGGTACCTTGCTCTCGTATGGGGAAACGTAAAAGGAGAAAAAGGAATAATCGACGCTCCTTTAGGAAGGTCTTTGTCTGATTTTAGAAAACAAAAGGCCTATCCTCTTTCTTTGCCGGGGAAAGGAATAAAAAGAGAAGCAGTGACAAAATACAGAGTGATTGAAAAATTCAAAGAATACAGTTTTTTGGAGGTTGAGCCGGAAACAGGAAGAAAGCATCAAATAAGATGCCATCTCTCCTATCTTGGCTATCCTGTTGCCGGAGACAATCTTTATGGATTCAAAAATCAGAAAAATCCTTCTAATTTGAAAAGAATTTTTCTTCACGCCTGCTATATCAAAATAAATCTTCCTTCAGGAGTTTTAAAAGAATTCCACTCCGATTTACCGGAAGAATTAAAGGAAGTATTAGAAAATTTAAAAAAAGACAATAAAAAACATGATTACCAAAATTGA